Proteins co-encoded in one Vibrio fortis genomic window:
- the rseP gene encoding sigma E protease regulator RseP, with translation MSGILWNFVSFIVALGILVAVHEFGHFWVARRCGVKVEKFSIGFGKSIWSKVGKDGTEYSLSIIPLGGYVKMLDGRVDDVTEEQQQYAFDKKPLWKRTAIVGAGPAFNFLFAIFAYWLVFLIGVPAVKPVIGEVAPQSIAAQAGIESGMELKSISGIKTADWESVNIGLISHIGDDSMTVTVTSQDNIGLEQKLTLDLTQWSFDPETESAMSTLGFKPFSPEISTTLAQVMEDGAAYSAGFEVGDHIVSIDGVEIRDWPMVVEAIRSNPDQALSVAVDRNGYQTELTLTPKSRELSDGSSIGYAGIAPEVAEWPEDYRFELQFGVFEAVGKAIDKTGQIIDLTLTMLKKLIVGDVGLNNLSGPISIAKGAGTTADYGLVYFLGFLALISVNLGIINLVPLPMLDGGHLLFFAIEAITRKPVPEKVQEMGYRVGSAIIFSLMALAIFNDFTRL, from the coding sequence ATGAGTGGAATTTTATGGAACTTCGTATCCTTCATCGTTGCGTTAGGGATACTGGTCGCAGTTCATGAGTTTGGCCACTTTTGGGTCGCTCGTCGTTGCGGCGTAAAAGTTGAAAAGTTTTCGATTGGTTTTGGTAAATCAATCTGGAGCAAAGTCGGCAAAGACGGTACTGAGTATAGTTTGTCGATAATCCCTCTTGGTGGCTACGTTAAAATGCTTGACGGTCGAGTCGATGACGTCACCGAAGAGCAGCAACAATATGCTTTTGATAAGAAACCTTTGTGGAAGCGAACGGCGATTGTGGGTGCTGGTCCAGCGTTTAACTTCTTGTTCGCCATCTTTGCGTATTGGTTAGTCTTTTTGATTGGTGTGCCTGCCGTAAAGCCTGTAATTGGTGAGGTTGCTCCGCAATCTATTGCTGCTCAAGCAGGAATTGAATCTGGAATGGAACTTAAATCTATTTCAGGAATCAAAACCGCTGATTGGGAATCTGTGAACATCGGTCTGATCTCACATATTGGTGATGACAGCATGACGGTGACTGTAACTTCTCAAGACAACATTGGTCTAGAACAGAAGTTGACTCTCGATCTGACTCAATGGTCTTTTGACCCTGAAACCGAATCGGCCATGTCGACTTTAGGTTTCAAGCCATTTTCTCCTGAGATCTCAACAACGCTTGCTCAGGTTATGGAAGACGGCGCTGCTTATTCAGCAGGCTTTGAAGTCGGTGATCACATTGTCAGTATTGATGGTGTAGAGATTCGTGATTGGCCGATGGTGGTTGAAGCTATTCGCTCAAACCCGGATCAAGCATTGAGTGTTGCTGTTGACCGCAATGGTTACCAAACTGAGCTGACATTAACACCAAAATCTCGTGAGCTATCGGACGGTAGTTCAATTGGTTATGCTGGTATTGCTCCAGAAGTCGCAGAATGGCCGGAAGACTATCGCTTTGAACTTCAATTTGGTGTATTTGAAGCTGTAGGAAAGGCGATTGATAAAACAGGTCAGATCATTGACCTCACACTGACGATGCTTAAGAAGCTTATCGTGGGTGATGTAGGGTTGAACAATCTAAGTGGCCCAATCTCGATTGCTAAAGGTGCCGGCACCACAGCAGATTATGGCTTGGTTTACTTTTTAGGTTTCTTAGCTCTTATTAGTGTGAACTTAGGCATTATAAATTTAGTACCACTGCCTATGTTAGATGGTGGTCATTTGCTCTTTTTCGCTATTGAGGCCATTACTCGTAAACCTGTACCCGAAAAGGTACAAGAAATGGGTTACCGAGTGGGCAGTGCGATTATCTTCTCACTGATGGCTCTAGCAATATTTAACGACTTTACTCGTCTGTGA
- the ispC gene encoding 1-deoxy-D-xylulose-5-phosphate reductoisomerase produces the protein MRNLTILGATGSIGASTLRVVEQNPTQYNIVALAAGSNVEKMRALVNKWQPEYVAMACSQAAAELERQLQNDSVSTVVLSGNDGLCQVAALDSVDTVMAAIVGAAGLLPTMSAVKAGKRILLANKEALVMSGQLFIDAVEKYGAELLPVDSEHNAIFQCLPQNVQTNLGRCDLEANGINHILLTGSGGPFRYTDVAELASVTPQKAIAHPNWSMGPKISVDSATMMNKGLEYIEAKWLFNASQDQLKVIIHPQSVIHSMVQYKDGSVLAQMGEPDMATPIALTMSYPERIEAGVKPLDFTKVGELTFLEPDYARYPCLKLAIEACYLGQHATTAINAANEVAVDAFLNEKVKFTDIALINEHVMNKVCEQHTSESLDSLESLLELDTMSRNLAVQFIEEQLL, from the coding sequence ATGCGAAATCTAACTATCCTTGGCGCAACAGGCTCAATCGGTGCAAGCACCTTAAGAGTCGTTGAACAGAACCCTACTCAATACAATATTGTGGCACTAGCGGCGGGTTCTAATGTAGAAAAAATGCGGGCACTAGTGAACAAATGGCAGCCAGAGTATGTTGCTATGGCGTGTTCTCAAGCCGCTGCAGAGCTAGAGCGTCAGCTTCAAAATGACTCTGTCTCGACGGTGGTTTTAAGTGGTAATGATGGTTTGTGCCAGGTTGCGGCTTTAGACAGTGTTGATACAGTGATGGCCGCTATCGTAGGTGCTGCAGGCTTGTTACCGACTATGTCTGCAGTGAAGGCGGGTAAGCGTATTTTACTTGCTAACAAAGAAGCCTTGGTGATGTCAGGTCAGTTGTTTATCGATGCCGTTGAGAAATATGGTGCTGAGTTGCTCCCTGTCGATAGTGAACATAACGCTATCTTCCAATGTTTGCCTCAAAACGTACAAACTAATTTGGGTCGCTGTGATTTAGAAGCGAATGGCATTAACCATATCCTTTTAACTGGCTCAGGCGGCCCATTCCGTTACACAGATGTGGCTGAACTGGCGTCGGTTACCCCACAAAAAGCGATTGCACACCCTAACTGGTCTATGGGGCCTAAGATCTCTGTCGATTCTGCGACCATGATGAATAAAGGTCTTGAATATATTGAAGCTAAATGGCTGTTCAATGCATCTCAAGATCAACTTAAGGTGATCATTCATCCGCAGTCTGTGATTCACTCTATGGTTCAATACAAAGACGGTTCTGTGTTGGCGCAAATGGGCGAGCCTGATATGGCAACACCTATTGCATTGACGATGTCTTACCCTGAACGTATCGAGGCGGGTGTTAAGCCCCTTGATTTCACCAAAGTGGGTGAACTGACTTTCCTAGAACCCGATTATGCACGCTATCCATGTTTAAAACTGGCTATCGAAGCTTGTTACCTTGGACAACATGCGACAACGGCGATTAATGCAGCCAACGAAGTCGCAGTAGACGCATTCTTAAATGAAAAAGTGAAATTCACAGACATTGCCTTAATTAACGAACACGTTATGAACAAAGTCTGTGAACAACATACGTCTGAAAGTCTAGATAGCTTGGAAAGCTTGTTAGAGCTAGATACTATGTCACGAAACCTTGCCGTTCAGTTTATTGAAGAGCAGTTGTTATGA
- a CDS encoding phosphatidate cytidylyltransferase yields the protein MKQRIITALILAPLVILGIFELSLATFILSLFVITLLGYWEWTQFVESKSRYLALVPTVAISVASLALIPFDAFSLNHLSSAHFAVLAIGSLWWVIASGLAVTYPKSTSAWQGSTLLRHCFGILTLLPFFWSVVILRANGIDQDPYHGAKLVMFVCLLVWAADSGAYFAGKSFGKRKMAPAVSPNKTIEGLIGGIITALIVAWIFAGLFDIQFTSPIQMIAITLITVVISVLGDLVESMFKRVSGIKDSSNLIPGHGGILDRIDSLTAAFPVFALLYLAF from the coding sequence TTGAAACAACGAATTATAACTGCGCTGATCTTGGCTCCTCTGGTTATTCTTGGCATTTTCGAGTTATCACTAGCAACCTTCATTTTATCACTGTTTGTGATTACCCTTTTAGGTTACTGGGAGTGGACTCAGTTTGTAGAGAGCAAGTCACGTTACTTGGCTCTTGTACCAACTGTGGCCATTAGTGTCGCAAGCTTGGCGTTAATCCCATTTGATGCGTTTAGCTTAAACCACCTATCAAGCGCGCACTTTGCAGTGTTAGCGATTGGCTCTCTATGGTGGGTTATCGCGAGTGGTTTAGCGGTGACCTATCCTAAATCGACCTCAGCATGGCAAGGTTCTACTCTACTGAGACATTGTTTCGGTATTTTAACACTACTCCCGTTTTTTTGGAGTGTAGTGATTCTGAGAGCTAATGGTATCGATCAAGACCCGTACCATGGAGCTAAGCTGGTTATGTTTGTCTGCTTACTTGTATGGGCGGCGGATAGCGGTGCTTACTTTGCTGGAAAGAGTTTTGGTAAACGTAAAATGGCACCTGCGGTTAGTCCAAACAAAACCATTGAAGGTTTGATTGGCGGTATCATCACAGCGCTGATTGTCGCTTGGATTTTTGCGGGGCTATTTGATATTCAATTTACTAGCCCGATCCAAATGATAGCGATCACCTTAATCACTGTGGTGATCTCTGTCCTGGGTGACCTCGTTGAAAGTATGTTCAAGCGAGTTTCTGGTATTAAAGACAGCAGTAACCTAATTCCGGGTCATGGTGGAATACTGGACCGAATTGACAGTTTAACCGCTGCCTTCCCTGTCTTTGCTCTGCTTTACTTAGCATTCTAA
- a CDS encoding isoprenyl transferase, which yields MHNSQAFTDSLPKHIAIIMDGNGRWAKAQGKPRVFGHKNGVQAVRKTISSSARLGIKAVTLFAFSSENWRRPEEEVGVLMELFITVLASEVKKLHKNNLQLRVIGDKSRFNERLQKKIAEAEALTSNNTGMVVNIAANYGGKWDIQQAVKSIATQVKEGDLSIDDIDEPLITSHLTMSDIPEVDLLIRTSGECRISNFMLWQLAYAEMYFTEQYWPDFNEDSLVEAVTWFVNRERRFGCTGEQIKAMMDS from the coding sequence ATGCATAATTCTCAAGCGTTCACAGACTCTCTCCCAAAGCACATTGCTATCATCATGGATGGTAATGGCCGCTGGGCTAAGGCTCAGGGTAAACCTCGCGTATTTGGCCATAAAAATGGCGTTCAGGCGGTTCGTAAAACCATCTCATCTTCTGCAAGACTCGGTATTAAAGCCGTGACGTTGTTTGCTTTCAGTAGTGAAAACTGGCGTCGACCAGAGGAAGAAGTGGGTGTCCTTATGGAGCTTTTTATTACTGTACTCGCTAGCGAGGTTAAAAAGCTGCATAAGAATAATCTACAGTTGCGTGTTATTGGTGACAAAAGTCGTTTCAACGAGCGACTACAAAAGAAAATTGCAGAAGCGGAAGCTTTAACCAGTAACAACACAGGCATGGTTGTTAACATTGCGGCTAACTACGGCGGTAAATGGGATATTCAACAAGCGGTTAAGTCGATTGCAACCCAAGTGAAAGAGGGCGATCTTAGCATTGATGATATCGATGAGCCGTTGATTACTTCACACCTCACTATGTCTGATATTCCAGAAGTGGATCTGCTTATTCGCACCAGTGGTGAGTGCCGTATTAGTAACTTTATGCTATGGCAGCTTGCCTATGCAGAAATGTATTTCACAGAACAGTACTGGCCTGACTTTAACGAAGATAGCTTGGTTGAAGCGGTAACATGGTTTGTCAATCGAGAGCGTCGATTTGGCTGTACTGGTGAGCAAATCAAAGCAATGATGGACAGCTAA
- the frr gene encoding ribosome recycling factor, whose protein sequence is MINEIKKDAQERMEKSVEALRNSLQKIRTGRAHPSLLSGISVEYYGAPTPLTQVANVIAEDARTLAITVFDKTLTPLVEKAIMTSDLGLNPMSAGTVIRVPLPPLTEERRKDLVKIVRGEAEGGRVAIRNIRRDANSDLKALLKDKEISEDEDRKAQDEIQKLTDAAVKNVDEVLATKEKELMEV, encoded by the coding sequence GTGATTAACGAAATCAAAAAAGACGCTCAAGAGCGCATGGAAAAAAGTGTTGAAGCACTAAGAAATAGCCTGCAAAAAATCCGTACAGGTCGTGCGCACCCAAGCCTACTATCTGGCATCTCTGTAGAGTACTACGGTGCACCAACGCCTCTAACTCAAGTTGCTAACGTTATTGCTGAAGACGCGCGTACTCTAGCAATCACAGTGTTTGATAAAACACTAACGCCGCTAGTTGAAAAAGCGATCATGACTTCTGACCTAGGCCTAAACCCTATGTCTGCGGGTACGGTTATCCGTGTTCCACTTCCACCGCTAACGGAAGAGCGTCGTAAAGACCTAGTTAAAATCGTTCGTGGCGAAGCTGAAGGTGGCCGTGTTGCTATCCGTAACATCCGTCGTGACGCAAACAGCGACCTAAAAGCACTTCTTAAAGATAAAGAAATCTCTGAAGACGAAGATCGCAAAGCACAAGACGAAATTCAAAAGCTAACTGACGCTGCGGTTAAGAACGTAGACGAAGTTCTAGCAACTAAAGAAAAAGAGTTGATGGAAGTTTAA
- the pyrH gene encoding UMP kinase — translation MTTNPKPAYQRILLKLSGEALQGEEGFGIDPTILDRMAQEVKELVELGVQVGVVIGGGNLFRGAGLAEAGMNRVVGDHMGMLATVMNGLAMRDALHRAYVNARVMSAIPLKGVCDDYNWADAISQLRQGRVVIFSAGTGNPFFTTDSAACLRGIEIEADVVLKATKVDGVFTADPVANPDAELYDTLSYNTVLEKELKVMDLAAFTLARDHKMPIRVFNMNKPGALRRVVMGETEGTLISETE, via the coding sequence ATGACTACGAACCCTAAACCAGCGTATCAACGTATTCTGTTAAAACTTAGCGGTGAAGCGCTACAAGGCGAAGAAGGTTTTGGTATTGACCCAACGATCCTTGATCGTATGGCTCAAGAAGTAAAAGAATTGGTTGAACTAGGTGTTCAAGTAGGTGTTGTAATCGGTGGTGGTAACCTTTTCCGCGGTGCAGGTCTTGCTGAAGCAGGCATGAACCGCGTTGTAGGCGACCACATGGGTATGCTAGCAACAGTAATGAACGGCCTAGCTATGCGTGATGCTCTGCACCGCGCTTACGTTAATGCACGTGTAATGTCTGCTATCCCTCTGAAGGGCGTGTGTGACGACTACAACTGGGCTGATGCGATTTCTCAACTTCGTCAAGGTCGTGTTGTTATCTTCTCTGCTGGTACAGGTAACCCGTTCTTCACTACAGATTCTGCTGCATGTCTACGCGGTATCGAGATTGAAGCTGACGTTGTTCTAAAAGCAACAAAAGTAGATGGTGTATTTACGGCTGACCCAGTAGCCAACCCAGACGCAGAGCTGTATGATACTTTGTCTTACAACACAGTTCTTGAGAAAGAGCTAAAAGTAATGGACTTGGCTGCATTTACGCTAGCACGTGATCACAAAATGCCAATCCGCGTATTTAACATGAACAAGCCAGGCGCACTACGTCGCGTGGTTATGGGTGAGACTGAAGGTACATTAATCAGCGAAACTGAATAA
- the tsf gene encoding translation elongation factor Ts — MATVTAALVKELRERTGAGMMECKKALVEANADIELAIENMRKSGAAKAAKKAGNVAAEGAIIIKEENGVAALLEVNCQTDFVAKDASFTAFAEEVAAAAVASKASVEELQAQFEETRVALVAKIGENINIRRVSYVEGAALASYRHGEKIGVVVAGEGEAETLKHVAMHVAASRPEFVNPEDVPADVVAKEKAVQVEIAMNEGKPQEIAEKMVIGRMKKFTGEISLTGQAFIMEPKKTVGEILKEKGAAVSNFVRLEVGEGIEKAAEMSFAEEVAAVQKG, encoded by the coding sequence ATGGCAACTGTAACTGCTGCTCTAGTTAAAGAACTTCGCGAGCGCACTGGCGCTGGCATGATGGAATGTAAGAAAGCGCTTGTAGAAGCAAACGCTGACATCGAACTAGCAATTGAAAACATGCGTAAATCTGGCGCAGCGAAAGCAGCTAAGAAAGCTGGTAACGTTGCTGCTGAAGGCGCAATCATCATCAAAGAAGAGAACGGCGTAGCTGCTCTTCTTGAAGTTAACTGTCAAACTGACTTCGTAGCAAAAGATGCTAGCTTCACTGCGTTTGCAGAAGAAGTTGCAGCTGCAGCAGTAGCTTCTAAAGCTTCTGTTGAAGAGCTACAAGCACAGTTCGAAGAAACTCGCGTTGCTCTAGTTGCAAAAATCGGCGAAAACATCAACATCCGTCGCGTATCTTACGTTGAAGGTGCTGCACTAGCTTCTTACCGTCACGGTGAGAAAATCGGTGTTGTTGTTGCTGGTGAAGGCGAAGCTGAAACTCTTAAGCACGTTGCAATGCACGTTGCTGCATCTCGTCCTGAGTTCGTTAACCCAGAAGACGTACCTGCAGACGTAGTAGCTAAAGAGAAAGCTGTTCAAGTTGAAATCGCTATGAACGAAGGCAAGCCTCAAGAGATCGCTGAGAAAATGGTTATCGGCCGTATGAAGAAATTCACGGGCGAAATCTCTCTAACAGGTCAAGCTTTCATCATGGAACCTAAGAAAACTGTTGGCGAAATCCTTAAAGAAAAAGGCGCTGCAGTATCTAACTTCGTACGTCTAGAAGTTGGTGAAGGTATCGAGAAAGCTGCTGAAATGAGCTTCGCTGAAGAAGTTGCAGCGGTACAAAAAGGTTAA
- the rpsB gene encoding 30S ribosomal protein S2 — protein sequence MATVSMRDMLKAGVHFGHQTRYWNPKMKPFIFGARNKVHIINLEKTVPMFNDALAELAKVGEKKGKVLFVGTKRAASEAVKEAAVNSNQFYVNNRWLGGMLTNYKTVRQSIKRLKDLEAQAQDGTFDKLTKKEALMRTREMEKLEKSLGGIKNMGGLPDALFVIDADHEHIAVKEANNLGIPVYAVVDTNSNPDGVDFVIPGNDDAIRAVQLYLNAAADAVKEGRNKDVAAVAAEKDGFVEAE from the coding sequence ATGGCAACTGTATCAATGCGCGATATGCTAAAAGCTGGTGTTCACTTCGGTCACCAAACTCGTTACTGGAACCCAAAAATGAAGCCATTCATCTTTGGTGCTCGTAACAAGGTTCATATCATCAACCTAGAAAAAACTGTACCAATGTTCAACGACGCTCTAGCTGAACTAGCTAAAGTTGGCGAGAAGAAAGGTAAAGTTCTTTTTGTTGGTACTAAGCGCGCTGCATCTGAAGCTGTTAAAGAAGCTGCTGTAAACAGCAACCAGTTCTACGTTAACAACCGCTGGTTAGGCGGTATGCTAACGAACTACAAAACTGTTCGTCAGTCTATCAAGCGTCTAAAAGACCTAGAAGCTCAAGCTCAAGACGGTACTTTCGACAAGCTAACTAAGAAAGAAGCTCTAATGCGCACTCGTGAAATGGAGAAGCTAGAGAAGTCTCTTGGTGGTATCAAGAACATGGGCGGCCTACCAGACGCTCTATTCGTAATCGATGCTGATCACGAACACATCGCAGTTAAAGAAGCAAACAACCTAGGTATCCCAGTTTACGCTGTAGTTGATACTAACTCTAACCCAGACGGCGTTGACTTCGTTATCCCAGGTAACGACGATGCAATCCGTGCAGTACAGCTTTACCTAAACGCTGCTGCAGACGCGGTTAAAGAAGGTCGTAACAAAGACGTTGCTGCTGTAGCTGCTGAAAAAGATGGTTTTGTAGAAGCTGAATAA
- the map gene encoding type I methionyl aminopeptidase: MAVKIKTAEEIEKMRVAGKLAAEILEMIEPHIQVGTTTEELNQICHDYALERGAYSAPLDYHGFPKSICTSINHIVCHGIPASQDETGSTGQFKPAVLKDGDILNVDITVIIPDDKDADLSVRPQGYHGDTSKMFLVGDVSPANKRLCMVAQEALYEGMRQVKPGVQLGQIGTAIEKYIKTNNKNNPRAKFSIVKDYCGHGIGSEFHEDPQVVHYKNNDRTVLKAGMCFTIEPMINAGKFGCRLDDEDSWTVYTADSKNSAQWEHTLVVTDTGCEVLTLRSDDTIPRIMKNA, from the coding sequence ATGGCTGTAAAAATTAAAACTGCTGAAGAAATCGAAAAAATGCGCGTCGCCGGTAAACTGGCTGCTGAAATTCTAGAGATGATCGAACCTCACATTCAAGTAGGTACGACGACAGAAGAACTAAACCAAATCTGTCATGACTACGCTCTAGAAAGAGGCGCATACTCAGCACCACTTGATTACCACGGTTTCCCTAAGTCTATCTGTACTTCAATCAACCACATTGTGTGCCACGGTATTCCAGCATCACAAGACGAAACGGGTAGCACAGGTCAATTTAAGCCTGCTGTACTTAAAGACGGTGACATCCTTAACGTAGACATCACAGTGATTATCCCTGATGACAAAGATGCAGACTTAAGTGTACGCCCTCAAGGTTACCACGGTGACACCTCGAAGATGTTCCTAGTTGGTGATGTTTCGCCAGCAAACAAACGTCTATGTATGGTTGCACAAGAAGCGCTATACGAAGGTATGCGCCAAGTTAAGCCTGGTGTTCAATTGGGTCAAATCGGTACTGCGATTGAGAAATACATCAAGACCAACAACAAGAACAACCCACGCGCTAAATTCTCTATCGTGAAGGATTACTGTGGCCACGGCATCGGTTCTGAATTCCATGAAGATCCACAAGTCGTGCACTACAAAAACAATGACCGCACTGTACTGAAAGCGGGCATGTGTTTCACGATTGAACCAATGATCAATGCAGGTAAATTTGGCTGTCGCCTTGATGACGAAGATAGCTGGACGGTGTACACCGCAGACAGCAAAAACTCTGCACAGTGGGAACACACGCTTGTTGTAACAGACACTGGCTGTGAAGTGCTGACTCTGCGTAGCGACGATACTATTCCTCGTATCATGAAAAACGCTTAA
- the glnD gene encoding bifunctional uridylyltransferase/uridylyl-removing protein GlnD — translation MPYQCPLTFKEEQIEISELKQKLELFTEYQKNEFLNHHPVTDLVLSRSEYMDRVLSRLWQHFGFSELPHISLVAVGGYGRGELHPLSDIDILVVSQKTLPKALGDKVSEFITLLWDLRLEVGHAVRTVSECLDIGSADLTVATNLQESRLLCGSEDTFQQLKMKIHSDSFWPSETFYKAKIQEQKERHARYHDTTYNLEPDIKSTPGGLRDIHTLSWVARRHFGATSLLEMSKYGFLTDAEYRELVECQDFLWRVRFALHIELRRYDNRLTFAHQAQVAEHLGYSGEGNRGVEMMMKEFYRTLRRVAELNKMLLKLFDQAIINGGETQDAQILNEDFQRRGSLIEARKPALFQARPETILDMFIHIANDSSIEGVSPPTLRQLRTARRRLNRFLHTIPEAREKFMALVRHPNALHKAFSLMHKLGVLSAYLPQWSQIVGQMQFDLFHVYTVDEHSIRLLKHINRFSYAANHDKHPICCEVYPRIQKKELLILAAIFHDIGKGRGGDHSEIGAVEAYSFCIEHGLSKPEAKLVSWLVQNHLLMSVTAQRRDIYDPDVITEFAKKVRDEESLEYLVCLTVADICATNPELWNSWKRTLLAELFHSTQRALRRGLENPVDVRDRIRHNQQMASALLRKEGFTAREIEVLWQRFKADYFLRHSHKQIAWHCENLLRLEDSSQPLVLISKKPTRGGTEVFVYSKDQPALFATVVAELDRRNFNVHDAQVMVSKDGHVLDTFMVLDQHGEAIDEARHKAVIKHLTHVLEDGRPTKIRTRRTPRNLQHFKVKTSVEFLPTKSKKRTLMELRALDTPGLLAQVGATFAELNINLHAAKITTIGERAEDLFILTSDIGGRLTEEQQQALRERLTEHVSELAP, via the coding sequence ATGCCATACCAATGTCCTCTTACGTTCAAAGAAGAACAAATAGAAATCAGTGAACTTAAACAAAAACTCGAACTGTTCACCGAATACCAGAAAAACGAGTTTCTCAATCACCACCCCGTCACCGACCTCGTACTCTCACGCTCTGAATATATGGATCGTGTTTTGAGTCGCTTGTGGCAGCATTTTGGTTTTAGCGAATTACCCCACATAAGTCTTGTTGCCGTTGGCGGTTACGGACGCGGTGAACTTCATCCCCTTTCCGACATCGATATTCTTGTCGTTTCTCAAAAAACGCTGCCCAAAGCTTTGGGCGATAAGGTCAGTGAATTCATCACCCTGCTTTGGGATCTGAGGTTAGAAGTCGGGCATGCGGTGAGAACCGTCTCGGAGTGTTTAGACATCGGTAGTGCAGACCTAACGGTGGCAACCAACCTACAAGAGTCTCGTTTATTGTGTGGCAGTGAAGATACCTTCCAGCAGCTCAAGATGAAGATCCATTCTGACTCATTTTGGCCTAGCGAAACCTTCTACAAAGCCAAGATTCAAGAACAGAAAGAGCGTCATGCGCGCTATCACGACACAACTTACAACTTAGAGCCGGATATCAAATCTACGCCAGGTGGTCTGCGCGATATCCACACTCTCAGCTGGGTTGCACGTCGTCACTTTGGCGCAACGTCTCTGCTTGAGATGAGCAAGTACGGCTTCCTAACTGATGCCGAGTATCGCGAACTGGTTGAGTGTCAGGATTTCCTATGGCGCGTGCGTTTTGCGCTGCACATTGAATTAAGACGCTATGACAACCGACTTACCTTTGCCCACCAAGCTCAGGTTGCTGAGCACTTGGGTTATTCTGGTGAAGGTAACCGTGGCGTAGAGATGATGATGAAGGAGTTCTATCGAACTTTGCGTCGTGTCGCTGAGCTCAACAAGATGCTGCTCAAGCTATTTGATCAAGCGATCATTAATGGCGGTGAAACTCAAGACGCTCAAATTCTCAATGAAGACTTCCAAAGACGCGGCTCTTTGATTGAAGCTCGTAAACCTGCGTTATTCCAAGCGCGCCCAGAAACCATTCTCGATATGTTTATCCATATCGCTAATGACTCCTCTATTGAAGGCGTAAGCCCTCCAACATTAAGACAACTGCGTACGGCACGTCGCAGACTTAACCGCTTCCTACATACCATCCCTGAAGCGCGTGAAAAGTTCATGGCCTTGGTGCGTCACCCTAACGCACTGCATAAAGCCTTTAGTCTGATGCACAAACTTGGGGTACTTTCTGCGTATCTTCCACAGTGGAGTCAGATTGTCGGTCAGATGCAGTTTGACCTTTTCCATGTTTACACCGTGGATGAGCACAGTATTCGATTACTGAAACACATCAACCGTTTCAGTTATGCAGCAAACCATGACAAACATCCTATCTGCTGTGAGGTTTACCCTCGCATACAGAAAAAAGAGCTGTTAATTCTCGCCGCTATTTTCCATGACATCGGTAAGGGGCGTGGTGGTGATCACTCTGAAATTGGCGCAGTGGAAGCTTACTCTTTCTGTATCGAGCACGGCTTGTCTAAACCTGAAGCCAAACTCGTCTCTTGGTTAGTTCAAAACCACCTACTAATGTCAGTAACGGCTCAGCGTCGTGACATTTACGACCCAGACGTGATTACCGAGTTCGCCAAAAAAGTCCGTGATGAAGAATCACTGGAGTACTTGGTCTGTCTGACTGTCGCCGATATCTGTGCAACCAACCCAGAGCTTTGGAACAGTTGGAAGCGAACCTTATTAGCCGAGCTCTTTCACTCTACTCAACGAGCATTGCGCCGTGGCTTAGAAAACCCTGTCGATGTGCGCGACCGAATTCGTCACAACCAACAGATGGCATCTGCCCTACTGCGTAAAGAAGGCTTTACTGCACGCGAGATAGAGGTGTTATGGCAACGCTTTAAAGCCGATTACTTCCTTCGTCATAGCCACAAGCAGATCGCTTGGCACTGTGAGAACCTATTGCGCCTTGAAGACTCTAGCCAACCTCTTGTGCTGATAAGTAAAAAGCCAACGCGTGGCGGTACAGAAGTGTTCGTCTACTCTAAAGACCAACCAGCACTATTTGCTACTGTGGTTGCAGAGTTGGATAGACGTAACTTCAACGTCCATGACGCCCAAGTGATGGTAAGTAAAGATGGTCACGTCCTCGATACCTTTATGGTGCTCGATCAGCATGGCGAAGCCATCGACGAGGCTAGACACAAAGCGGTCATCAAGCACCTCACCCATGTATTGGAGGACGGTCGACCAACCAAAATCCGTACTCGTCGCACGCCGCGTAATTTACAGCACTTTAAGGTGAAGACATCCGTAGAATTTTTACCAACTAAGAGTAAGAAGCGAACCTTGATGGAGCTTAGAGCGCTCGACACACCAGGGCTGTTGGCGCAAGTTGGTGCAACCTTTGCTGAGCTCAACATCAACCTACATGCTGCAAAAATCACCACTATAGGTGAGCGTGCCGAAGACTTGTTTATCTTGACCAGCGATATTGGAGGTCGTTTAACTGAAGAGCAACAACAAGCCCTGCGTGAACGCCTCACCGAACACGTATCGGAGCTTGCTCCATAA